GGACGCGATTCGCATTCCCGGCGTGCTCCAGCGCATCGCGGTCTGTTACCTTGCCGCGTCGCTCATCTACATGAAATTTTCCGCGAGGGCCGTGTGGGGCATGTGCGCGGGGACGCTCGCGTTGCACGGCGCCGTGCTGCTCTTCGCGCCGGTGCCTGGGTACGGCGCGGGGGAGCTCGATCCGCTGGGGAATATCTGCCGGTGGGCGGACATGCAGCTCCTCGCGGGTCACACCTACGGGGGGTCCATCGCGCCCGGCATGGACCCCGAGGGAATCGTGGGCACGCTTGGCGCGCTGGGGACGACGCTGCTGGGCGTGATCGCGGCGGGCATGGCGGGCGCCGATACGCGCAAGGCGGTACGGAAGCTCCTCATCACGGGGAAGCTCCTCGTGGTCGCGGGACTCGTGCTCTCCCTCCTGGTGCCGCTCAACAAGCAGATGTGGACGCCCACCTTCGCCCTCGTGACCGGCGGCATCGCCTTCATCGTGCTCGCCGGCTTCCAGCTTTTCGCGAATACGGAAACCCCGCGCGCGTGGGAAACGCCGCTTCTGGCCCTGGGGACGAACCCGCTTGCGGCCTACGTCATGTCCTCGGTGTCGGGCGCGCTCAGCGTGAAGATCGCGCTCGCGGGCGCGGGGGGCGCGCCCGTCCCGCTCAAGGCGATGGCGTATAACGCTCTATTCGCCTCCTGGATGGAACCGTTCGCCGCGTCGCTCGCGTACTCCGTGTGTTTCATGCTCTTGTGGACAGGGGTGATGCATGTATTGTACAGGAAGCGCATCTTTATTCGTCTTTAATGGAAGGTGTGTGACTTCAATGGAAACCGGGACGTCAAAAAAACCGCACCCTTCTTCGCAGAGGAACGCGATCCTTAAAATAGTGCTCAGCGGTGTAGGTTTCGGGATGGTCATTCAACTGGCCATAGGGCCCGTCTGCCTGTACGTGTTCCAGGGGGGAACCGACCGCGGGTTCTGGTATGCCGAGCGCATCGTGCTCGCGGTGGCGCTGGTGGACGCCCTGTATATCGTCGCGGCGCTCGCGGGAATCTCGATTCTCTTGCAGGGGCCAAGGACCGGGAAGATGCTCAGGGCGCTTGGGTCCCTGGTGGTATTTATCTTTGGATTGAATATCGTCGTATCCGAACTCTTCGCAATGAATATCCTTCCGGCGATCGGCGTCTTTGGCGGCGCCCTGACCGGGAACCCGTTCTATAACGGTTTGATCATCACCGCATCGAACCCCCTGACCATCCTGTTCTGGTCGGGCGTGTTTTCTTCCAGGGTGTCGGAGGGCGGGTATTCCCGGAGCGAAACCGTTTACTTTTCGGCGGGATGCATCCTGGCGACGCTGCTGTTCCTGACGGGAGTGGCGTTCGCTTCAAGTATGGTTAAATCTTTTCTGCCCAATGCCGCTGTCACGTATCTGAATATCGCGATGGGAATCGTGCTCCTGGTTTATGCGGTGAAGATGCTCGCGAAAAAGTGATGCCCATATGCAGTGGCACGTCCTGGCGCCCTCCTCATTCCATCGCCCCCAGGAGCTCGGCCAGCCTTACGGTCGCGAAGCTGGTGGCATAGTCGCTCATCGCATAGGGGATGACGAGCTCCCGGCCGTGCAGAAGCGCCCCGCACGTATACACGACATTCGGGACGTAGCCCTCGCGTTCGGCCTCGTTCGGGGCCAGCAGCGGTTCCCGGAGGCGGCCTATTACCCGCGAGGGGTCCTCGAGGTCCAGCAGGAACGCGCCCAGGCAGTACTTCCGCATGGGGCCCACGCCGTGGCTCAGCACCAGCCATCCCGCCTCCGTCTCAATGGGAGAGCCGCAGGTGCCGATCTTCACAAACTCCCATGGCTGCTCGGGACGGAGCAGCGGCAGGGGCGTCTGCCAGAAGTGGATGTTGTCGGAGTACATCAGCAGAATGTTCTCGTCGTCCTGGCGCGAAAGCATCGCGTAAAGGCCGTCGATTTTGCGCGGGAACAGGGCCATGCCCTTGTTCTGCACGGCGGGACCGTTTAGCGTGATGAACTTGAATCGGACGAAGTCCTTGGTCTCGAGGAGCTGCGGGATGGTGATCCTGCCGTCGTACGCGGTGTAGGTCGCGTAATAGGTGTAACCGCCGTCGTCGTCGCGGAACCGGACGAATCGCGCGTCCTCGATGCCGTTGCTCTGGCTTGGAACCGAAGGGAAGAGGACGCGCTGCGAAACCTGGCTGCCGGGATCGAAGCTTACCTCGTAGTTCGATTCGGCCAGCAGGAGTATGCCGCGGGCGGCGACGTCGGCCGGGCCGTCGAACGCGCCCGAGCGCCGGCGCTCCGCTTCCGTCAGGACACGGCGCAGGTCGTCCAGGACGAAGGTCTCGCCGAGCTGGTCAAGCACGCGCCGGCAGAATTCATTGTGCATGCCGGCTTCCTGGAGCTTGCGGGCGAACAGAGGTTTCTCGTAGGGCGCCTTAAGCACCCGCTCCGGCTCTGCGACGAACGGAACGGAGGGGGTAAGGGTGATGCGATGCCGCGCGCTCACGGTGCCGGTGCGGAAGGTGATCGAGGAGATATGTCCCTCGCCGGTGGCCCTGAGGCTCAGGATGAAACGGAGTGAGCCCGGGGGAAGCCCCGACTGGTCGGGATGCGGTACGATGGAAGGATTGAACAGCGCCGCGGACTCCGGGGAATACTCGTGGGAGAAATAGGAACCGATAAGCGCCTGGCGTTCGGGGGAAATAGCCTGCCCCGACCCCAGGAGCCCGCTCACCTGCGCGAAACGGTGTCGAAAAATCCGCTCCACGCTTTCATGCCGGTTTTCAAACTCGCCCAGCACCTGTTCGAGCAGCCGGACCGCTTCCTCTTCAGTGAGGGCCATGACGCGGGCGACGATCCTTCGCGCGATGTCATCCCTAACCGGGAAAAAGGGGCGCATGAGCACCCGGGACCGGTCAGGGGTCAGGGTCGGTCCGATACGCTGTGCGTGAACGGTGCGGGAAGCCGCCGATTCCGTACCATCCATTTCACCCGTGGTATATGCCTTGTTCATTTTATGCGCCCGGGGTTTCCTTGAAGCTGGTGAGCGCGCCCTGGAGCGTCTGCATTTCCGCAAGCGCGAGCAGGAAGGCAAGGGTCGATTCGGCCCCCTGGTTCTGGCTCACCCGGTCCACATGCAGGCCGTCGCGGCAGCCCCCCGTGCTCGGATCGTACAGGGCAAGCCCCAGGTCATTGCGTCCCAGAAACCATTCGAAGGCCCGGCGCGCTTCATCCGCCCAGAACGAATCGCCAGTGGCGTAATAGGCCTCGATGCAGGCCGATACGGTGGCCTGAGCCTCGATGGGCTGCTGGTCGAAGAGAGCGCGTTCCTGGCCCCGGGGGAAAAATCCGTTCGACCCCACCGCGCGGAACGAACCGGCATCGGATGTTTGTATCCCGATAAGCCAGCGCAGCGTGGAAAGGCCGGTTTTCAGCGTCGCCGTGTCCTCCATTGATCGCCCGCTGAGAATGAGCGCGTGGGAAAGCCTGGCGTTCGCATAGGTAACCGTGTCCTCGAACCAGTCCCAGGCCCCCGTTGCCGCGTCCGCGTGGCGCTGCATCAGCTTCATGGTGAGCGTTTCCCGTATCTGCTCGGCGCGTCGGTCGCCGCTCAGCCGCCTGAGATATTCGTCGATACCGATAAGCGCATACGCCCACGCGCGCGGCGAGGTGAACCCGGGCGCGGGGGGAAGGGCCTGTTCGAAAAGTTCCGCCGCGAGCATATGGAGCCCGCTCTGGGCGGCATGTCCCATACAAAGTCCCAGCGCCCAGAGGGCGTGGCCGTGGCAATCCTCCGACCCGGTTTCATCGAGCCATTGGCGGTCGAAGCTCATGAAATTACGGAATCGTCGGCTCTTCCGGTCGAAGGCATGATTCAAATACGCCGCATAGGTCGCGGCGAGCTCGCTCACGCGCGGGGAGCCGTGACCCGAGCCCTGCAGCAGCAGGGCAAGCACCAGCGCGCGCGCGTTATCGTCCGTACAGTAGCCTTCGGAGAAATTCGGAACGGTGAAGCTGGCGTGCTGGAATATTCCGGTAGAATCGCTCATGCGAAACAGGTGGTCGAGCTTCAGGGGAGGCAGCTGGCCCGGCTGCTCGTCAAGGGTTTTTATAGGGGATGATTTCCGCCCGATGAAGCTGTGATCCTGACCCGCCTGGTGAAAGGACTGCATATAAAGCTGGGCGACACGGCTCCACACCATGTCGCGCCCCATTCGGTAGGCGTTTTTCCGCATCGAATGGCGCAGCGGCTCGTCGTGGAGAAGGTCGATGACGGCGCGCGCGATTGCCTCCGGGTCCCGAAACGGCACCAGCTTGCCGCGATCCTCGGCAAGCAGTTCCGTCGCGTGCCAGTAGGGCGTCGATACGACCGCGTTGCCGGCGCCGAACGCATACGCCAGCGTGCCCGAGGTTATTTGCGTTTCGGTAAGATAGGGCGTAATGTAGATGTCCGCCGCGCCGATAAAGCGCATCAGCTCATCCAGCTCCACGAAGCGGTTGAAAAAAACGACATGCTTCGACACGCCAAGGTCCTTGGCCATCCGCTCCAGGCTCAACCGGTACGATTCGCCTTCGTCGCGCAGGAGGTTCGGGTGCGTCTGGCCCACCACGATGAACACCGTACGGGGAAATTCGGCGATAATGGCCGGCAGCGCGCGAAGGGCGTACTCGATGCCCTTGTTCGGCGAGAGAAGGCCGAAGGTGAGCAGTACCTGCCTGCCCGCCACGCCGAACTCGTCCTTGAAAAAATTGGGGTCGGCGAAGGGCATGTCGGGGATGCCGTGCGGAATAAGGTCAATCTTGTGCGCCGGCGTCTCGTACACGTCGAGCAGAAAGCGCCGGCCCTTATCGGCCATGACGATGAGCCGCGTCGAAAGCCTGATCAGTTCGTGCATGACCCGCCGCTGGTCGGGGTTGGGGTCGCGCAGGATCGTGTGAAGCGTGGTCACGATGGGCATATGCAGCTCGTGGAGCAGGGCGAGCAGGTGGCTTCCCGCCACCCCGCCGTAGATACCAAACTCGTGCTCGACACAGAGAACGTCCACATCGGTGATGTTGAGGAAATCCGCCGCGCGCAGGTAGGACGGCAGCTCCTGTTCGGCGATCTCGAAGCGCACCTCGGGAGGATAGTCGTATCCGCCCTCGATGTCGTTGACCGGTACGACGAGGCACTGCGCGGACGGGTACTCCCGGGCGACCGCCGTGCGCAGATCCGTCGTGAAGGTGGCTATACCGCATTTCCTGGGGAGATAATCTCCCAGGAAGGCTATTTTACGAATGTCCGATGATTTTTGCATTATTCGAATGCCGTCCTTTGCCGGTTGCTAATCGCCTGCAGTGCTGTCAGGAAAAGCTGGGTTGGGGAATGGAATAATTAGTTACCTTCTTCGGTCGCGATACGTGAGACAAACTTCCAAAGGTCATAGATTCTTGTTATTCTATATTCCCCGTTCGGCCGAACGAGGGTCCTGCCTGTTCAAAAATCGTTTCCTTCCGGTATTTTGAATATAAGCTGGAGATGGTTGTAAGTCAACGCATAATTTTATCAGATCCAGATACCGTGTAATGACACGAAGGCGCGGAGTTGGGCGGGATGAAATGAATACGCGCGAAAATACGGCCGTTTCTCGTATACAGGACATACCCTCCACACTTTCCATGGGCCTCCGTGATGACCGAACGGACATATCGGGGGAGGCTCACAGCGATATCATGCTTCATGGTAGCGGTACCTGCCATTTCTCTATTGATGTATCACTAAGAACTGCTGACACCTATTAGTACGAGCGAAGGGTGAAAAACAACGATAGAATTTTTCTCCGGGAAGGATGTTTTCTCCAGCACCGGCCGTGATGATCCGCAGGATGGGTGCATCGAAGAGGAGAATAAGCAGATGAACGGAGCAAAAGAAACGCCTTGGCGGACCCTCATTATCCGTAGCTTCCAAGCGATTTCATCAGCTCCGCTTTAATGCTCGCTGCAAGTTTCTCAGGTTCGATCGCACGGGCATCGGCTCCCCAGGAGAGTACCCAGCGCTTGACTTCGAAAAGCGATGTGGCGGGAAAAGAGAGCACGAGGCTGCCGTCCGCGCGAAGGTCCACCTCCTGTCTGGGATGCCAATTCCGTTCTTGTACGTACGGAGATTGCGAGGAGTTGAACAGAACGCGCACGGTGAAGGGCTCGCCCTCGTCCATTATGCCGAAGCTTTCCCCAAGAAAATTCCGGAAGTCGAATCCGGCGGGGATCTCGTAGCGCCCGTCGCATACGCACGCCTTTTCTATGCGGGACACCGCGAAACGCAGTACTTCGTTTCTCCGTGAGCACCACGCGATGAGGTACCATTCCCCCCGGAACGCGGCGATGTGGTAAGGGTGCACTACGCGTTTCGTAATCTCTCCGTGCGCCTTGCGGTGTTCTATTTCGACGGCGTTCCGTCCGCGAAGGGAGACCGCAAGGGTTTCCCATACTTCGGGATCGATGGTCGCGGCGCTATCGGGAATGAACGAGTACTCCGTGCCCAGCCATGACGGGCTTACACGCGTATCGTCCGGCAAAAGGGACGCGAGTTTCCTGAATACGGCGTCCAGCGTGGAATAGAGCGGGGTCCCCGCGTATTGCGCAAGGGCCTTTTCGGCTACACATAACGCGAACAGGTCGCTTTCGCTCACATTGATGGCCGGAACCATGTAGTTTGGCTGTGTGTAATAATACCCTCGTCTCCCCTGGTCGTATTCGATTGGGGCATCCAGCATGTCGCGCATGTACTCGATATCCCGCGCGATGGTGCGCGCGTTCGCCTCGTATTCGCGCGCCAGCGTGGCGCAATTGGGATAATCGCCCCGGCGGACGCGTGTGTCGATGAAGATCAACCTGCGGAACTGGGGTTTGAATTTTTGCATGGTTTCCTCCATGCACCGTTTTGTGTACGCATCAGTGGATTTCTATCAAACAAAGAAAAAATATTCAATAAATAATACTACCGAACGTATAAGTAACGTTCCCTTCGGCTCCGCTCAGGGAACGGGTGGGGACTGCGCTCAGGGAACGGGGGGAGGCTCCGCTCGTTGAGCGGAGTCGAAACGTGCGGAGTTCCAAGGAGAAAAACCAATGCCCTACATGTACATTCTCGAGTGCTCCGACGGAACATATTACACGGGCAGTACCTGGAATCTTGAAAAACGTTTGATAGAGCATAATGCAGGAATGGGCGCTCACTATACCGCGAAACGCCTCCCGGTGGTACTGGCATTTTATGAAGAGTTTAATCGGATAGATGACGCCTTTTACCGGGAGAAACAGGTACAAGGGTGGAGTCATAAAAAGAAACACGCGCTCATTGAGCAAAACTGGGAAAGGGTGCATGAACTGGCGGAATGCAGAAATGAGACTCATTGCAGGAACGCTCCCTTCGACTCCGCTCAGGGAGCGGGTGGGGGCCCTGCTCAAGGGGTGGCTGAGAATGCCGGGCAGAGAGTGGTTAATAAGACCGTGCGTTGAGCGGAGTCGAAACGCTCGGAGTCGAAGCAAGCGGAATTAGTGGAGGATTTTCTAGCTCGAAACAAATGTGTAGGTCTCTATTTGTCGTAGGCGATATGGTACTTTGTGTGCATGTCGTCAATTGCAGGCGGGGGAAAGGCTGGAATGATGAAAGAGGAACTCCCCATGTAAGTGAAACCTGCCTATCATAACAGGAATATTTGTATTGATTATTTATATGTTTATTGAGGTACTATGATCATACAAAAAGAATCGGTATGGCCGAGTCAACGAACATGAACCGCCGCGCCTCCGCCACTGTGCAGATAGCCCATGTAAAGCGTGATGACACGGGGGAATGGAAAACCCAGACGCTTAGAGAGCATTTGGATGGAGTTGCGATCCTTGCGAAGGGATTTGCGGAGGCGTTTGGGAGCGGGGACTGGGCGGAGGTTGCGGGATATTGGCATGACCTTGGGAAGTACCTTCCGGAATGGCAGAAATACATAAGAAAGGAAACGGGATATGATGAAGGTGCATATATTGAAACACAGAAAGGCCGTCCAAACCATAGCACTGCCGGTGCGGTTCTTTCTTTCAAGCTTTTTGAGGAAGCCGTTAAAAATCGCGAGAAAGCAAAGACTATCGCGCGAATAATTGCGTATCTTGTTTCAGGTCATCATGCAGGTTTGCCTGATTGGTATCCGGATTATGCAGGAGGTGATCTTCAGAATCGTATTTTTAAGGATGGTGTTTTATGGACAGAAGAGCTAAATAGAATAAAGACTGAACCAGATAGCAAGGAATTCATCGAAAAGAACCTTCCTGTTACGTCACCCCTCGGCATTCCCGATCCCATGACACAGAAAGAAAACTTCCATCTCTGGATTCGGATGCTCTTTTCCTGTCTTGTGGACGCGGATTATCTTGACACCGAAGCATTCATGAAGCCCGAACGGGCGGAGTTGAGAGGGAAATATCCAACACTTAAGGAATTAAAGCATCGGTTCGATTCTTTTATGGATAATAAGAGAAGAGAAGCAAAAGACAATTCCATAAATTGGGAAAGAAATGCTATCCTTCAGTCTTGCAGGGAAAAAGCAAAAATTGAACCAGGGATATTTTCTCTGAATGTCCCGACCGGCGGAGGGAAAACCCTTTCTTCAATGGCGTTTGCACTGGAGCATGCAATAAAACATGATAAACAACGAATTATCATGGCGATACCATACACCAGCATTATTGAACAGACCGCAAAAGTCTATAAGTACGGCACTGATGATGAAAAAGAAATTGAAAAAGTGTTAAAAACAGGCACTTGGCTTTTTGGTGAGAATGCAGTTCTTGATCACCATAGCAATATCGATCCTGATAAAGAATCTCCCGCAAGTATCCTCTCGACGGAGAACTGGGACGCGCCTGTAATTGTAACAACCAATGTCCAACTGTTTGAATCACTATTCGCGAGCCGCCCGTCGAACTGCCGGAAGCTCCATAATATAATCAATAGCGTAATTATTTTGGATGAGGCCCAGATGCTTCCGCCGGAATACCTGAGGCCGATTCTTTCCATGCTTCAAGGGCTCGTCGATCATTTTCGTGTGACGGTAGTTTTATGCACCGCCACCCAGCCCACACTTGAAGGAAAAATCGGCTCACAAGGTACCGCGTTTCAAGGGTTGAAAAGTGTTAGGCCCATCATTGATGGGCCCGAAGTGCTTTCCAAATCATTCAAAAGAGTGACGATTGAACCGCCAACAGACTTGAATAGCCGATCTTCTTGGGACGACGTTGCCAACGAGCTTAACCATTACCCACAGGTAATCTGTATTGTCAACAAGCGCAATGACTGCCGGGACCTCCATGCGCTTATGCCGGAAGGAACGATCCATTTATCCGCGCTTATGTGCGGGGAAGAGCGTAGTGAAATAATTTCTAATATAAAAACTGCTTTGAGGGAAGGGAAGCCGGTCAAGGTTATAAGCACTCAACTTGTGGAAGCTGGCGTGGACATTGATTTCCCCATAGTATATCGGGCCCTTGCCGGTATGGATTCCATCGCTCAGGCGGCCGGACGCTGCAATCGTGAGGGAAAACTTAACGCTATGGGGGAGCTTGGAAAGGTTGTGGTCTTCAATCCTCCAAAATCGGCGCCCGTTGGATTGCTTCGAAAGGGGGAGGACGCCAGCAAATCTTTACTCAGACAGCGAAGTAAGATTGAGCTGAAACCGGAATTGTTCACGGAATATTTTAATGCTTTCTATGCCGCCGTGAACGATTTCGACAAAGCGAAATTCAAAACGTGTTTGGTGGATGAATCGGAAGAATTTAAATTCCAATTCCGCACCTTTGCTCATGAATTCCGATTGATAGACGATCAGGCACAAAAAGGAATTATTATCTGGTACGAAGGTAAAAATCATAGTAGCTTGAAATTGATTGATGAGCTGAAAAATTACGGTCCAAGTCAGAGTTTGGCTAGGAAGCTGCAAAGATTTACTGTGACTGTTCCCATCCGGATATTGCAAAAACTTGTTAATGAAGGCTTTGTGAGCGACGAAGAGTCGAATGGCTACTTTGTGCAGACGAGTGATGGGTTGTATAAAAAAGGTCTTGGTCTAATGTACGATATCGAGACCGACTCGGCATTGAATGTCGTTTGATGATTTCACGGAGGGAATATTGGAAAGGGAATATTTTAACAAAATCTTCTGCCTTGAGGTGTGGGGAGACTATGCGTGTTTTACGCGCCCCGAGATGAAGGTCGAGAGGGTGAGTTATGATGTTATTACGCCCTCAGCGGCACGGGCTATTTTCGAGGCAATCTTTTGGAAACCGGCTGTCGAGTGGCGGATTAAGAAAATTGAGGTGTTGGCTCCCATTAAATGGATTTCAGTTCGGCGAAACGAGGTTGGCGTTGTTATGAGCGACCGTTCAGATGGAATTTTTATTGAAGATAATCGGCAGCAGCGAGCTGGATTGTTACTTCGAGAAGTCAGGTATCGACTGCATGCGGAATTGGTTTACATACCTCCGAACAAGCGCAAGATAACGCCAGGGCGGACTCCTGATTTTCTGATCAATGAAGATGAAAAGAACGAATTGCGAACGGATGAAAATCCAGGAAAATACAACGGCATATTCGAACGGCGCGCAATAAAAGGGCAGTGTTTCAATCAACCTTATCTTGGCTGCCGGGAATTTAGCGCCGGTTTTCGATTGGTTGAAAATATT
This genomic interval from Spirochaetota bacterium contains the following:
- a CDS encoding DUF1624 domain-containing protein, which codes for MDARGKTPRLRSLDLLRGAALAGMLVVNNQGDWAHVAMPVRHAAWHGMTPADLVFPFFLFSMGMAIPLASGATGGRVSAPRILKVLRRAALIFLLGMSLNAMSALSLDAIRIPGVLQRIAVCYLAASLIYMKFSARAVWGMCAGTLALHGAVLLFAPVPGYGAGELDPLGNICRWADMQLLAGHTYGGSIAPGMDPEGIVGTLGALGTTLLGVIAAGMAGADTRKAVRKLLITGKLLVVAGLVLSLLVPLNKQMWTPTFALVTGGIAFIVLAGFQLFANTETPRAWETPLLALGTNPLAAYVMSSVSGALSVKIALAGAGGAPVPLKAMAYNALFASWMEPFAASLAYSVCFMLLWTGVMHVLYRKRIFIRL
- a CDS encoding lysine transporter LysE — translated: MYCTGSASLFVFNGRCVTSMETGTSKKPHPSSQRNAILKIVLSGVGFGMVIQLAIGPVCLYVFQGGTDRGFWYAERIVLAVALVDALYIVAALAGISILLQGPRTGKMLRALGSLVVFIFGLNIVVSELFAMNILPAIGVFGGALTGNPFYNGLIITASNPLTILFWSGVFSSRVSEGGYSRSETVYFSAGCILATLLFLTGVAFASSMVKSFLPNAAVTYLNIAMGIVLLVYAVKMLAKK
- a CDS encoding glycosidase — encoded protein: MDGTESAASRTVHAQRIGPTLTPDRSRVLMRPFFPVRDDIARRIVARVMALTEEEAVRLLEQVLGEFENRHESVERIFRHRFAQVSGLLGSGQAISPERQALIGSYFSHEYSPESAALFNPSIVPHPDQSGLPPGSLRFILSLRATGEGHISSITFRTGTVSARHRITLTPSVPFVAEPERVLKAPYEKPLFARKLQEAGMHNEFCRRVLDQLGETFVLDDLRRVLTEAERRRSGAFDGPADVAARGILLLAESNYEVSFDPGSQVSQRVLFPSVPSQSNGIEDARFVRFRDDDGGYTYYATYTAYDGRITIPQLLETKDFVRFKFITLNGPAVQNKGMALFPRKIDGLYAMLSRQDDENILLMYSDNIHFWQTPLPLLRPEQPWEFVKIGTCGSPIETEAGWLVLSHGVGPMRKYCLGAFLLDLEDPSRVIGRLREPLLAPNEAEREGYVPNVVYTCGALLHGRELVIPYAMSDYATSFATVRLAELLGAME
- a CDS encoding glycosyltransferase, encoding MQKSSDIRKIAFLGDYLPRKCGIATFTTDLRTAVAREYPSAQCLVVPVNDIEGGYDYPPEVRFEIAEQELPSYLRAADFLNITDVDVLCVEHEFGIYGGVAGSHLLALLHELHMPIVTTLHTILRDPNPDQRRVMHELIRLSTRLIVMADKGRRFLLDVYETPAHKIDLIPHGIPDMPFADPNFFKDEFGVAGRQVLLTFGLLSPNKGIEYALRALPAIIAEFPRTVFIVVGQTHPNLLRDEGESYRLSLERMAKDLGVSKHVVFFNRFVELDELMRFIGAADIYITPYLTETQITSGTLAYAFGAGNAVVSTPYWHATELLAEDRGKLVPFRDPEAIARAVIDLLHDEPLRHSMRKNAYRMGRDMVWSRVAQLYMQSFHQAGQDHSFIGRKSSPIKTLDEQPGQLPPLKLDHLFRMSDSTGIFQHASFTVPNFSEGYCTDDNARALVLALLLQGSGHGSPRVSELAATYAAYLNHAFDRKSRRFRNFMSFDRQWLDETGSEDCHGHALWALGLCMGHAAQSGLHMLAAELFEQALPPAPGFTSPRAWAYALIGIDEYLRRLSGDRRAEQIRETLTMKLMQRHADAATGAWDWFEDTVTYANARLSHALILSGRSMEDTATLKTGLSTLRWLIGIQTSDAGSFRAVGSNGFFPRGQERALFDQQPIEAQATVSACIEAYYATGDSFWADEARRAFEWFLGRNDLGLALYDPSTGGCRDGLHVDRVSQNQGAESTLAFLLALAEMQTLQGALTSFKETPGA
- a CDS encoding WYL domain-containing protein, whose product is MEETMQKFKPQFRRLIFIDTRVRRGDYPNCATLAREYEANARTIARDIEYMRDMLDAPIEYDQGRRGYYYTQPNYMVPAINVSESDLFALCVAEKALAQYAGTPLYSTLDAVFRKLASLLPDDTRVSPSWLGTEYSFIPDSAATIDPEVWETLAVSLRGRNAVEIEHRKAHGEITKRVVHPYHIAAFRGEWYLIAWCSRRNEVLRFAVSRIEKACVCDGRYEIPAGFDFRNFLGESFGIMDEGEPFTVRVLFNSSQSPYVQERNWHPRQEVDLRADGSLVLSFPATSLFEVKRWVLSWGADARAIEPEKLAASIKAELMKSLGSYG
- a CDS encoding GIY-YIG nuclease family protein, with the protein product MYILECSDGTYYTGSTWNLEKRLIEHNAGMGAHYTAKRLPVVLAFYEEFNRIDDAFYREKQVQGWSHKKKHALIEQNWERVHELAECRNETHCRNAPFDSAQGAGGGPAQGVAENAGQRVVNKTVR
- a CDS encoding CRISPR-associated endonuclease Cas3'' produces the protein MNRRASATVQIAHVKRDDTGEWKTQTLREHLDGVAILAKGFAEAFGSGDWAEVAGYWHDLGKYLPEWQKYIRKETGYDEGAYIETQKGRPNHSTAGAVLSFKLFEEAVKNREKAKTIARIIAYLVSGHHAGLPDWYPDYAGGDLQNRIFKDGVLWTEELNRIKTEPDSKEFIEKNLPVTSPLGIPDPMTQKENFHLWIRMLFSCLVDADYLDTEAFMKPERAELRGKYPTLKELKHRFDSFMDNKRREAKDNSINWERNAILQSCREKAKIEPGIFSLNVPTGGGKTLSSMAFALEHAIKHDKQRIIMAIPYTSIIEQTAKVYKYGTDDEKEIEKVLKTGTWLFGENAVLDHHSNIDPDKESPASILSTENWDAPVIVTTNVQLFESLFASRPSNCRKLHNIINSVIILDEAQMLPPEYLRPILSMLQGLVDHFRVTVVLCTATQPTLEGKIGSQGTAFQGLKSVRPIIDGPEVLSKSFKRVTIEPPTDLNSRSSWDDVANELNHYPQVICIVNKRNDCRDLHALMPEGTIHLSALMCGEERSEIISNIKTALREGKPVKVISTQLVEAGVDIDFPIVYRALAGMDSIAQAAGRCNREGKLNAMGELGKVVVFNPPKSAPVGLLRKGEDASKSLLRQRSKIELKPELFTEYFNAFYAAVNDFDKAKFKTCLVDESEEFKFQFRTFAHEFRLIDDQAQKGIIIWYEGKNHSSLKLIDELKNYGPSQSLARKLQRFTVTVPIRILQKLVNEGFVSDEESNGYFVQTSDGLYKKGLGLMYDIETDSALNVV
- the cas5c gene encoding type I-C CRISPR-associated protein Cas5, with translation MSFDDFTEGILEREYFNKIFCLEVWGDYACFTRPEMKVERVSYDVITPSAARAIFEAIFWKPAVEWRIKKIEVLAPIKWISVRRNEVGVVMSDRSDGIFIEDNRQQRAGLLLREVRYRLHAELVYIPPNKRKITPGRTPDFLINEDEKNELRTDENPGKYNGIFERRAIKGQCFNQPYLGCREFSAGFRLVENIEKEQKLKPALNEPSRDLGFMLYDMDFTDTNDPKPAFFRARMDNGVIQIPDWESEEVRR